A region of the Zymomonas mobilis subsp. mobilis ATCC 10988 genome:
GAGACTATTCTTTTCAAAGCCTAAAAAGCATTGATTCTCTCAAGACTTATTTTGGAATAATATTATGCGGGTTGCTTTGTTTGTTCCCTGTTATGTGGACGAATTTCATCCAGAAGTAGGCATCGCCACCCTCGAATTGCTAGAAAAGCTGGGGGTTGATGTCGAATATCCACCAGAACAGACATGTTGTGGTCAGCCGATGACCAATTCTGGCTGTCATGAGGAATCGGCGGCAACGGAAGCCAATTTTGTCCGCAATTTTGCCGGTTATGATTATATTGTCAGCCCTTCGGGAAGCTGTACCCATCATGTCCGTGCCAATATGGATGCGGTCGAACAAAGTGATGCGGTGAAAGAAGTCCGCAGCCGTAGCTTTGAACTGGTCGAATTTCTCCATGATATTCTGAAAGTCGAAGCCTTTCCTTGGGCGGAATTTCCTCACAAAGTAGCCTTGCACAATAACTGTAATGCCCTTCGCGGCCTGAATATCGCCAGCATGTCAGAATTGCGGGTGCCGTTTTTCTCAAAGCCCAAATCGCTTCTTGAAAAGGTCAAAGGCCTGACCTTTACCGAATTGGAACGCCCTGACGAATGTTGCGGCTTTGGCGGCACTTTTTCTGTCTTTGAAGAAGGGGTCTCGACCGCCATGGGCTACGACAAGGTGCAAGACCAATATCGCTCAGGTGCAGAATATGTCACCTCTTCCGACAGCTCTTGTATGATGCATCAACAGGGCTGTGCTGAACGCTTGGGACTCCCGTTAAAATATATTCATATTGCCCAAATCTTGAACGGAGCGCGTGAATAATGGAAAAATCGGATCCAACCGCTTTAACCGAAGCCCAACCACGAGGTGCCGTTATCAAAGGCAACCATCCGGTCGATCAATCAGAAGCAGCCAACCGCTTCATTGCCGCGCCCCGTCATGAAAAATCCCATGATAAAAGATTGTGGGAATTGCGGAAAAGACGCGATCACGCGATGCATTCCATCGAAGAATGGGAAGAATTGCGACAACTGGCATCCGATATCAAAAGCCATACTCTGTCTCGGCTGGATGAATATCTGCTGGAATTTGAAAAGAACGCCACCGCCAACGGGGTGCATGTCCATTGGGCATTAGATGCCGAAGAACATAACAAAATCGTCCTCGACATTCTGAACAGCCATAAAGCCAAACGCTTCATCAAAAGCAAATCCATGCTGACCGAAGAATGTGGCCTGCGGGATTATCTTAAAAAAGCGGATATCGAGGTTGTTGAAACGGATCTTGGCGAACGGATTCAACAGCTCGATAACGAAGACCCAAGCCATGTCGTGGTTCCGGCTGTGCATAAACTCTGCGAAGATGTCGCACAGGTCTTTCACAAAAGCTATGGCTCGGACGAACATAACGCCGATGCCCATTATCTCGCCGAATGTCAGAGGGAAGCGACACGGCCGCTTATTCTCTCGGCTGATGCCGGCATGACCGGTTGCAACTATGCGGTCGCCGAAACAGGCAGCATTGTGGTCTGCACCAATGAAGGCAATGCCGATCTTTCGGCGAATGTCCCGCCACTCCATATCGCTTCTGTCGGGATTGAAAAGGTCATCCCCCGCCTTGAAGATGTGCCGGTCTTTGTCCGGCTGTTATCACGCAGCGCTTTGGGATCACCGATTACGCAATATACCTCACATTTCCGCGCGCCGAGAAAAGGCGGCGAAATGCATATTATTCTTGTTGATAATGGCCGTTCGGAAAGACTGAAAAACGAAACATTTCGCCATTCACTGAAATGTATTCGCTGCGGCGCTTGCATGAATACCTGTCCGGTTTTCCGCCGCTCGGGAGGTCTCAGCTATGGGGCAACCTATGCTGGTCCCATTGGCCTGATTATCGACCCGACCTATAATCTCCATAAATATAGCCGCTTGCCGTTTTCTTCGACCTTGAATGGCAGTTGTGCCAATGTCTGTCCGGTCAAAATCAATATCCATGAACAGATCGCGTCTTGGCGGCAATTTATTTCAGAAAATCACGAATTACCTTTTGTGAAAAAGGCAATGATGAAATCAGCCGGAGCCTTACTCTCCAGTCCGAAACTCTATCGGAAAGCCCTACCGATCACGAACAGCATCCTGCGGCATTTACCGCATTTTGCGATTTATAACCGCTTGAACAGTTGGACAACCGGACGGGAAATGCCGGAGGTAAAACGCGAAACCTTCTATCAGTGGTATCAGAAAAACAGAGGGAAAAAAGCATGACCAGCCGTCAACGCATTCTCGACAATATCGCGCTTGCCCGCCATGATGCCGAACATCCTCTACCGAAGGTGCCGCTTTTCGATGACAAAGCGGCGACAACCGATCTGGTAAGCCAATTCACCCAAGCGGTTATCAATATGGGCGGTGAGGTTGCCGCGCTAGAAGGTCAAAGCTTGGCGGAATTGGTTGATAAAAAGACCAAAGACGCAAAAATCATCTGCTCCCATGTCGAAGAAATAAAGGGCAATTTCCCGCTAACCACCGACACCCAACCAACCGATTTGAAAGATGTTGATTTCGGCATTGTCCGAGCGTCTTTCGCGGTCGCTGAAACCGGTTCACTTTGCCTGACAGACAGCAATTTTGGTATCAATACATTGGGTTATCTGCCGCAACATCTGATTGTTTTGGTCGATCCGGCTGATATCCTGTTTAACCTGCATAATGCCTATCAACGGCCAGAATGGCGCGAACATGGCTATGCTGTTTTCCATACAGGGCCTTCCGCCACGGCCGACATCGAAGGGATTCTTATCCACGGTGCGCAAGGTGTCCGTTCTCTTTTGGTGATTTTGCAACCGCGCCAAGCGTAATTTCTTACCCGTCTCTCTTCCCAGATTAGAGACGGGTAAAATCAATTTTTCTAATCCGATAAAAGGCGGAAGAAATCTTTATCCCCGCAAGCTGAAAGGCTTTAAACTTAAAAAAACACCCTATCAAAAGAAGGCCTCTCAACCCAAAAGGCTTTCCTTTGATAGGGCATTCCATCATTCAGGCTATACGGAGATAGGCTTCAATCAATCTATCCGAAAACAGCCGAATTTATCCCGCTCTTTTCAACACCCAATCAATATTACAGCCACCAGCTGGGGTTAAACCGGATATCGTAATCTGGTTGGTCAAACGCGGCCACCCTGTCGGATCAATCCAGATGCTGGGTTCGCATCCCAATTTCCCACCACGGCAACGGAATTGCCACAAGGCGCCCCGCTCAATTCGTAACAAAGCCCCCATGCCATCAGCCGTATTGGTCACCTCTACCCAAGGGGCGAGGTGGAAACGCAGAATAAAGGGCATCTCGCTGGCTCTTCTGCGCCCCGCAGGCAACAAAATATCCTCACCCCGTAATTCCCAACCATTGGCCGATAAAGCCAGCTTCCGGCGGTGAATAAAACCGAAACGCCGCATATAGCCGTCATGACTAGCTTCTAACAGGCTACCATTCTGGCCTTCATGGCGATCCAGCTCGACTTCACTAACACCGCGCCCCAGACTGCCATCTTCCATCAAAGCGGTCGAATTGCTGTCTTTCAAAACAAGGGTTGAATGGGCAGCGGTTGCCCGCAATAATTGGCTTAATTCCGGCGGCAAGGCTTCGCTGGTATCGCCTTGGTCAAGATCACTTCCCAAAACGCCGCCGCAATTAACAATCAAGCGATCGGCACCATCCGACATTTCAAAAGCCAATGTCGAAGCCGAAGCCAATCCGGCACGATGAATAACCGGCGGCGGAGCCGTATCAATCACCAAAGTCGTCTGACCATGACTTAAACGCTGATAACCCCATTCACCGGCACGACTTAACGGGCGACTGCGAATACCCGCGGCATAGATAGCGGCATCGACCCGTTTTTTATCGACTGGAACACCGCCTTGGAAACTGGCAAGCCCACCATCGCCCAAGGTTACACCTAACAAAGCCCTGACAGCACGCGCCATCATACGGGTAATCATGGTGTTGGGCTGCATATCGCGGGAATGATACACCGCCAACAGCATCGCACTATATTCAACCAACTCAAGCTGGTCATAGGGGGTGCGGCTGATGATACCACCATCTTCAAAAAGACAACGGTTCAAAGCCTTTAACAAACCCTGCTCATGCCGCTGTAGGAAGGTTTTTTCATCCGGCAATAATAGGGTTGCTGCCACCAAACCCATCCATGCAATGGCACGGTTAAGGCCGTTTGGCATTTTATCAGCACTGCGGGACAGATGCCGCCCTCCACGGGCAAGGCTGTTTAATAATTTCGATCGGTAAACCAAATCGGTCGAGGATAAAATAAGTGGCGCATAAGCGCCCCAAAATAAAATCCTGCGTCCCCAAATATCGGGTTGCCACGCTTTATCATCAATTTCATCAGCATGGACTTCAAGCCAGTTTCGGGTCAGTTTTTCCGCAATTTTGGCGACTTCCTGCCGATTTCCGGCTGCCGCCAAATCGCGCAGCCAGATAAAGCTATGCAGATAATCCGTAAATTCAGGCGAAATCCCTGTAACAGGGAAGAGAGGGTGATCCAGCTTAATCTTTTCATGGAAAAACCGAATTTCTCCATGACGGATAGCATTACCGGCTTCGGCATTACCGGAAAAAGGATCGCGTGGCACCGCCATCAACCGCAAAGGCGGTCGCCCCCGCAAACGCAGGGCATAAAAAGGGGTGTGCCATGACAAGCGACTCAAACGGTTAACAATCCGTTCGGTTAAAGAAGGCTGCTTGTCACTATTGACACGGATCAACCATTTACCGGGTTTCGGCTCGCCGGAGTTTTCATCTCCGTTAAGATCGGGATCTCCCTTTTCTCTCATGATTTACGCAATATCCTGATATTATCGGTGTAACATGTTGCGCCGCCTTTAAAGCTGGCCGTTCCCGCGACCAAAACATCGGCACCGGCTTCGACGGCAAGCGGTGCAGTCGTGGCATCAATTCCGCCATCCACTTCCAAGCGGATATCCCGCCCAGAGGCGGTAATTCTTTGACGGATATCTTTAATCTTTTCTAATTGGGTTTTGATAAATTTTTGGCCGCCAAAACCGGGGTTAACGCTCATCACCATAATCAGATCAAGATCATCCATTAGATAATCAAGCCAGCTTAAAGGGGTCGCCGGATTAAAAACTAATCCCGCTTTTTTGCCCAATGATTTGATATGCTGAATAGTGCGATGGGGATGCGCGCCCGCTTCGGGATGGAAACTGATAATATCAGCACCCGCTTCAGAAAAAGCCTCGATATATTGATCGACAGGCGCAATCATCAAATGGACATCAAAAGGCTTTTGGCTATAGGGACGCAAAGCCTTCACAACCATGGGGCCTATGGTGATATTCGGCACGAAATGGCCATCCATCACATCAATATGGATCCAATCGGCACCGGCCTGATCTATCGCCGCGACCTCATCTCCCAAATGGGCAAAATCCGCCGAAAGGATAGAGGGAGCAATCAGGGGTAATTTACTCATAAAATATAGCCAGACAGAATATAGAGACAAAAACTTTTAAGGCCGCCTTCTGGGACAAAAGCGACCTTAAGTCTTTACCGTATCTTGAAATGACGAACCAGTAGGCTTCAGACTATTATAAATCCATTTGGAAAAAATAGCCTGAATTCAATCATTT
Encoded here:
- a CDS encoding (Fe-S)-binding protein, whose translation is MRVALFVPCYVDEFHPEVGIATLELLEKLGVDVEYPPEQTCCGQPMTNSGCHEESAATEANFVRNFAGYDYIVSPSGSCTHHVRANMDAVEQSDAVKEVRSRSFELVEFLHDILKVEAFPWAEFPHKVALHNNCNALRGLNIASMSELRVPFFSKPKSLLEKVKGLTFTELERPDECCGFGGTFSVFEEGVSTAMGYDKVQDQYRSGAEYVTSSDSSCMMHQQGCAERLGLPLKYIHIAQILNGARE
- a CDS encoding lactate utilization protein B, which gives rise to MEKSDPTALTEAQPRGAVIKGNHPVDQSEAANRFIAAPRHEKSHDKRLWELRKRRDHAMHSIEEWEELRQLASDIKSHTLSRLDEYLLEFEKNATANGVHVHWALDAEEHNKIVLDILNSHKAKRFIKSKSMLTEECGLRDYLKKADIEVVETDLGERIQQLDNEDPSHVVVPAVHKLCEDVAQVFHKSYGSDEHNADAHYLAECQREATRPLILSADAGMTGCNYAVAETGSIVVCTNEGNADLSANVPPLHIASVGIEKVIPRLEDVPVFVRLLSRSALGSPITQYTSHFRAPRKGGEMHIILVDNGRSERLKNETFRHSLKCIRCGACMNTCPVFRRSGGLSYGATYAGPIGLIIDPTYNLHKYSRLPFSSTLNGSCANVCPVKINIHEQIASWRQFISENHELPFVKKAMMKSAGALLSSPKLYRKALPITNSILRHLPHFAIYNRLNSWTTGREMPEVKRETFYQWYQKNRGKKA
- a CDS encoding LutC/YkgG family protein, encoding MTSRQRILDNIALARHDAEHPLPKVPLFDDKAATTDLVSQFTQAVINMGGEVAALEGQSLAELVDKKTKDAKIICSHVEEIKGNFPLTTDTQPTDLKDVDFGIVRASFAVAETGSLCLTDSNFGINTLGYLPQHLIVLVDPADILFNLHNAYQRPEWREHGYAVFHTGPSATADIEGILIHGAQGVRSLLVILQPRQA
- a CDS encoding heparinase II/III family protein, with the protein product MREKGDPDLNGDENSGEPKPGKWLIRVNSDKQPSLTERIVNRLSRLSWHTPFYALRLRGRPPLRLMAVPRDPFSGNAEAGNAIRHGEIRFFHEKIKLDHPLFPVTGISPEFTDYLHSFIWLRDLAAAGNRQEVAKIAEKLTRNWLEVHADEIDDKAWQPDIWGRRILFWGAYAPLILSSTDLVYRSKLLNSLARGGRHLSRSADKMPNGLNRAIAWMGLVAATLLLPDEKTFLQRHEQGLLKALNRCLFEDGGIISRTPYDQLELVEYSAMLLAVYHSRDMQPNTMITRMMARAVRALLGVTLGDGGLASFQGGVPVDKKRVDAAIYAAGIRSRPLSRAGEWGYQRLSHGQTTLVIDTAPPPVIHRAGLASASTLAFEMSDGADRLIVNCGGVLGSDLDQGDTSEALPPELSQLLRATAAHSTLVLKDSNSTALMEDGSLGRGVSEVELDRHEGQNGSLLEASHDGYMRRFGFIHRRKLALSANGWELRGEDILLPAGRRRASEMPFILRFHLAPWVEVTNTADGMGALLRIERGALWQFRCRGGKLGCEPSIWIDPTGWPRLTNQITISGLTPAGGCNIDWVLKRAG
- the rpe gene encoding ribulose-phosphate 3-epimerase — translated: MSKLPLIAPSILSADFAHLGDEVAAIDQAGADWIHIDVMDGHFVPNITIGPMVVKALRPYSQKPFDVHLMIAPVDQYIEAFSEAGADIISFHPEAGAHPHRTIQHIKSLGKKAGLVFNPATPLSWLDYLMDDLDLIMVMSVNPGFGGQKFIKTQLEKIKDIRQRITASGRDIRLEVDGGIDATTAPLAVEAGADVLVAGTASFKGGATCYTDNIRILRKS